Proteins encoded by one window of Coregonus clupeaformis isolate EN_2021a unplaced genomic scaffold, ASM2061545v1 scaf1282, whole genome shotgun sequence:
- the LOC123486584 gene encoding uncharacterized protein LOC123486584: MVGKMTLSSRPQSVDDLKIIMQNKLNLAYDFTLQYEDPDFDGQLSCLVDIEELPEKAVLKVIRSESDASSTGTGDTEILPHARESPELETQRYCPMPESLQNWRHRDTAPRQRVSRTGDTEILPHARESPDRLENWPDGFPVPSFSYDIEHMLREGNTHYEKTGKTIKITRTHKHDVLEDIAKAVHSFKAYPSGGEMGKAADVLVTKQPCLKEAGSRSGWCAWMTSLKFKMGNYRTKLSRAGVPEVSLNAGKRSRNNPLKHQETQTS, from the coding sequence ATGGTGGGGAAGATGACCCTCTCCTCCCGTCCACAGTCGGTGGATGACCTGAAGATCATCATGCAAAACAAATTGAATTTGGCCTATGACTTCACCCTTCAATACGAAGACCCTGACTTCGATGGCCAATTGAGCTGTCTAGTGGACATTGAGGAGCTTCCTGAGAAAGCTGTCCTGAAGGTAATCAGATCAGAAAGTGATGCCAGCTCAACCGGAACTGGAGACACAGAGATACTGCCCCACGCCAGAGAGTCTCCAGAACTGGAGACACAGAGATACTGCCCCATGCCAGAGAGTCTCCAGAACTGGAGACACAGAGATACTGCCCCACGCCAGAGAGTCTCCAGAACTGGAGACACAGAGATACTGCCCCACGCCAGAGAGTCTCCAGATCGTCTAGAGAACTGGCCTGATGGTTTTCCGGTGCCATCTTTTTCTTATGATATTGAGCACATGCTTAGAGAGGGAAATACTCACTATGAGAAAACTGGAAAGACTATTAAAATAACAAGAACCCACAAGCATGATGTTCTTGAGGACATAGCTAAAGCAGTACACAGCTTCAAGGCCTATCCGAGTGGTGGAGAAATGGGCAAGGCTGCCGACGTGCTTGTTACCAAGCAACCATGTCTCAAAGAAGCAGGGAGTCGGTCTGGATGGTGTGCATGGATGACTAGTCTGAAGTTCAAGATGGGGAACTATCGGACCAAGTTGAGCAGAGCTGGAGTTCCTGAGGTCTCTCTGAATGCAGGGAAGAGGAGCAGAAACAACCCACTCAAACATCAAGAGACCCAGACGAGCTGA